The following is a genomic window from Methanobrevibacter boviskoreani JH1.
CCTCTACTTGCGGATTAATAATGCTATTTATCTCATCCTTAAATGATTCAAATTCACAAGTGATTATGACACTTTGATCTTCAATTTCAATATTGACTGTGTCTTTAGGAGCTCCAGGAATGTCTGCTCTTAGGTAATAATTCTCATCATCTTCAAGTAAATCTACACTAATTTTGGTTGGTAATGTATCCCTATAATCATTAATCATATCTTCTAAACTTTTACTTGCAGATTTAATACTAATTACAAAGTCGTCTGCAGCTTTTTGAGCTTTTTCTTTACCGTCGGAAAAATCACTTCTGTCCATAGTTTTGTCTCCTATATTTTTTAAAGGGAAATTTATATAACATTTATAGATATATTTATCTTGTTTATAAATTTTTTCGAAAACTTATACTTTTTTTAGATTTTGATTAATCTATTCTATTTTTATAAATAGGATAATTTTTTTTAAATTGTTTTTAGATTGTTTATTCAATCAATTAATGATTATTATATTAAAAAGAGTTAATATTAAAAGATTTTTTTAAAAAATTAAGAAATATTTTTCAATTAATCATCATTTAATAAAGTATTTCAAAACTTAAAATAGATATTCTAAGGAGAATTATGAAATAATATTGATATTAATGTATCTAAGTAAGATGCTTAAAAGTTAAAAAAAGTCGTTTTTAAAAGTTAAAAGATAGTATTAGTAGTAATCATCATCATCTGGATATTTACTACGTGGAATTTTTTCAATACTATCAAATTTTGTAAGTATTTCATCTATACCATTACCTTCATATGCAGATATGATTAAAGGGTTTTCTGTTTTTTCAATGAATTGATTAATATATTCGTAGTTTTCACCTTTCTTATCATATTCTGTAAGGTCTATTTTATTAAACAGTGGTATGAATGGTATATCAAAAATATTCTGGATTTCACAGAATAGATTATATTGATTTTCAAGATAATAACCACAGGTTTCAGATGCATCGAAAATAAATAAAATGGTATCTGCCAAATCCTCGAGTGCTACAATTGCATTTAATTCAATGTCATTCATATCTCCAATAGGTCTGTCAAGTAAACCTGGAGTATCAATAATCTGAATATCCTGCCAATGTCTTTCAATATGACCAATCTGAATACCTTTGGTTGTAAATGGATAGTTTGCAACTTCAGGTTCTGCATCTGTTAACTGTCTAAGTAATGTTGATTTACCTACATTTGGAAAACCTGCAATTACAACTGTTGTAGCCTCAAAGTTAACTGTAGGCATATTTCTAAGTCTATTTTTAGCAAAGTCTAGAAAATCAAGATCTTTTGAAATCTTTTTTACAACAGATGATATTCTTCCATAAGCTTGTTTACGTAAAGTATTTGCTCTTTCAGGAGCTGATTTTCTAATCCTGTTTCTATATTCATCTTCTAATTGGGATATAATACCATATGCCCAATTTATACCTCCAAGTGCTTGTTTTAAATCATCCACACCTACGGTAATATCTATATAGTCCTGATAGAACTCAGGTAACTCTTCAATTTCAGGAGTTCTGTCTATTATCATTTTAAGTTTAGCTTCAATTACTTGACATGCAGTGGTTACTCTTACTTCCTCAATTCTTTTCCCTTTGATACGTTTAGGTATTTTTTCAGACCTTTTCATATCAGCTGCCTTTTTTCCTCTGCTAAAACCTTTGTCTAACAGTTCCTCAACTGTTGGTATTGTTGGTATCATCATATTATCACATAAAAATAATTAAAATAAATTAAAATGGTAGAATCTAAAATAAGCATGTGAATTCTATTCCTCATCAAATATTTGACCCTGGAATTTATATAGTTTTATCTCATCACTTCTCCAAGCATTAGGTGAAAGTCCTGCCTTAAGACAGGTATGTGATAGAAATTCATCCTCATCCATATTATTTTCTGTAGCTACTTGTGGAAGTAATAAACCTCTGTTAAACCCTTGTTCAACAATTAAACCATCTTCACCAATATTAATATTATCTAAATATTTTTCTTTTGGTACATCAATAAGTTGTGGCTTTGTTAAAACTGTTAATTCTATTTTAATACTTTCAAGTTCATCTTCAGTTACAATAGGGAATCTGTAATCAGAAACGGCAGCAGATATTGCAGAATTAATGGTAGCTTCAATAAGTGGTAAAACTGGTTCAGGATAACCAATACATCCTCTGAGTTTGCTGTTTTTATTTAAAGTTACAAATACTCCTAAATTTTCATATAAATTTTCTGGACAGGTTTCTGGAACTTTAATTTTTATCCTATTATTTAAGTATATCTCAATTGCCTCTCTTGCAACATCAATAAGATATTGACCATCTTCTTCAGTTAATACCATTTTATCACCTAAATTTTATTTTAAGTATTTAATGAACTTTAATGTATTAAGAATTTAATAATCATTACTTATATTTTTCTTAAATAATTTTAAAATAATTAATTAAAAATCAGTTTATAAAATTATTATAATAAATTATGTTTTCATTATTAAAAAATTTTTACTTAATTATTATTTAATTATAATATTATAACATATAAAAAAGTATTATTCTTTTAATAGAATCTTAAAAAAATTATTCTCTTTTAAAAAATAGTATAATAATTATATTAAAAGTTAATATAATTATTTTTCTTTATTTATAAAAATGGATATCTGATTTAATCGTTTGAATTTAAATTATGATGTTTTTCACATAAAACAGATATTTAATCTGGTCTTAGATTTTAAATTCAAACTATAATATTTTTCACATAAAACAGATATTTAATCTGGTCTTAGATTTTAAATTCAAACTATAATATTTTTCACATAAAACAGATGTTTGATCTAGTTACTTCCACCTACAATGGCATTTTGAATTCTTGTATGTGGTCCTCCATCACCTACAGGAGCTATTTGTCCATCTTTACCACAGAATCCAACACTGGTTTTAAAGTCAGAACCTAATCCGTCAATATGTTTAAGGGTTTCAAGTATATTACCACTTAATGAAACATCACGTAATGGTGTGGTTAGCTCACCATTTTCAATTTTGAATGCCTCACTTGCATTGAATTGGAATATTCCTTTACCAGTATCTACTTGTCCGCCTCTTGAACCTTTAAGGTAAATTCCGTCTCTGATATCCTCTATAAGTTCATCGAAACTCATATCTCCAGGTTCAAGATAAGTGTTACTCATTCTTACAATAGGTTGGTCTGATATGGCAGATCTCGCATTTCCTGATGATTTCATACCTAATTTTCCTGCAGATTCCCTTGAGGATAAAAGGGAAACCAATTTACCATTCTCAACTACATGGTTTTTAAAGGTTTTAACTCCCTCTGTGTCATATTCATAATGACCAAAGGCATCCATTGTAGGGTCATCATAAATATTTACAATATCAGATCCTATTTGCTGATTCATCTTATCTTTTAAGATTGAATCATCCTGAAGTATTAAATCAGATTCAATTGCATGACCTAATGCCTCATGAATCATAACTCCAGTTAATGTATTGTCTGTAACAATTGGAAATTGTCCTGATGGAGCAGCTTCTGCTTTTAACAATCTTTTTGCAGTTTCAGCAACATTTCTTCCAAATGATTCAATATCGGTGTCTTTTATAACCTCATATCCTTTAGCGCCACCAACACTGTCATGTCCTATTTGGATGAGTTCCCCATTACTTGCAATAACGTTTAACCACATGCCTACTCTTGTCTGATCTGTTATAATATTGGTTCCTTCACTGTTTAGAAAGACATTCTGGCTTTCACTGTCTGAATAGTTAATTCCGATACTTATAACATCATCGAGGCTTGCTGCTTTATTTGCATCCTTAATTGTTTCAATCTTTTCATCAATGCTTACTGATGATACCGGTATTTTCCTTGGAGTTTTGATTTTATCATTAATTACATCTGCATCGGCAAGTTCCACATCACTCTTTAAACTGTTTGATATCTTAATTGCAGTTTTGGATACCTCTTCAATTTTTGATAAATCATTGGTAAATGCAAATCCCCATGCACCATTTTTTAGAACCCTGACTCTAGCTCCATTTGTTATTCCAGTATTAATTTCCTGAATTTTATTATCTTTCATAACGATATTAGTACCGTTTCCACTACCTGCTCTAATATCTACATAATCTACTTCTTTTTCGATTTTTGTTATGAGTTGTTCTAATTGATCTAAATCATATTCCATAATAAAACCTGAATATTTTTTTTAAAATAAATTATAATAATATAATATATTATATATGATTATTTATATTAAGTATTTCAAATTTAGTAAACTTTCTTATAAAGTTCGATTTTAATAATTTTATATTTTATAAATTTAAAATTTAGTAATTTTTTTAA
Proteins encoded in this region:
- a CDS encoding TIGR00296 family protein, yielding MVLTEEDGQYLIDVAREAIEIYLNNRIKIKVPETCPENLYENLGVFVTLNKNSKLRGCIGYPEPVLPLIEATINSAISAAVSDYRFPIVTEDELESIKIELTVLTKPQLIDVPKEKYLDNINIGEDGLIVEQGFNRGLLLPQVATENNMDEDEFLSHTCLKAGLSPNAWRSDEIKLYKFQGQIFDEE
- a CDS encoding NOG1 family protein, with product MMIPTIPTVEELLDKGFSRGKKAADMKRSEKIPKRIKGKRIEEVRVTTACQVIEAKLKMIIDRTPEIEELPEFYQDYIDITVGVDDLKQALGGINWAYGIISQLEDEYRNRIRKSAPERANTLRKQAYGRISSVVKKISKDLDFLDFAKNRLRNMPTVNFEATTVVIAGFPNVGKSTLLRQLTDAEPEVANYPFTTKGIQIGHIERHWQDIQIIDTPGLLDRPIGDMNDIELNAIVALEDLADTILFIFDASETCGYYLENQYNLFCEIQNIFDIPFIPLFNKIDLTEYDKKGENYEYINQFIEKTENPLIISAYEGNGIDEILTKFDSIEKIPRSKYPDDDDYY
- a CDS encoding Hsp20/alpha crystallin family protein — encoded protein: MDRSDFSDGKEKAQKAADDFVISIKSASKSLEDMINDYRDTLPTKISVDLLEDDENYYLRADIPGAPKDTVNIEIEDQSVIITCEFESFKDEINSIINPQVEETEESDSEKDENVKPEKELKFLVKGRTAGFAKRIVKLPERVASKKSTAEYDNGTVTVTIPKRKPKTYNVTVE
- a CDS encoding TldD/PmbA family protein; the encoded protein is MEYDLDQLEQLITKIEKEVDYVDIRAGSGNGTNIVMKDNKIQEINTGITNGARVRVLKNGAWGFAFTNDLSKIEEVSKTAIKISNSLKSDVELADADVINDKIKTPRKIPVSSVSIDEKIETIKDANKAASLDDVISIGINYSDSESQNVFLNSEGTNIITDQTRVGMWLNVIASNGELIQIGHDSVGGAKGYEVIKDTDIESFGRNVAETAKRLLKAEAAPSGQFPIVTDNTLTGVMIHEALGHAIESDLILQDDSILKDKMNQQIGSDIVNIYDDPTMDAFGHYEYDTEGVKTFKNHVVENGKLVSLLSSRESAGKLGMKSSGNARSAISDQPIVRMSNTYLEPGDMSFDELIEDIRDGIYLKGSRGGQVDTGKGIFQFNASEAFKIENGELTTPLRDVSLSGNILETLKHIDGLGSDFKTSVGFCGKDGQIAPVGDGGPHTRIQNAIVGGSN